In Candidatus Krumholzibacteriia bacterium, one genomic interval encodes:
- a CDS encoding trypsin-like peptidase domain-containing protein, translated as MRSAFAALSVLLLVAPGVAGAQAPPAPRSDAARPKVETNGYGPVESVHSPFTRVAEIVSPAVVYVEVRRGEVQTGQRGPYDEFFRDFTPRGGWPPRPTSGSGFVMDKRGHIMTNNHVIDGAEELNVTFLNGESYPCAIVGQDPRTDIAVIRITQPARDGQPFPSLVLGDSDEIRVGDWAIAVGNPFGEQLAGTVTVGVISAKGRSELSIMGAEIDLQDFIQTDASINFGNSGGPLVNIRGEVIGMNSALNAQGQGIGFAIPVNLAAAVAQQLIDTGRVRRSFLGIVPVALTRAVAEGNDWDLAGGILVQSVTADSPAERAGLRADDVIVEFEGRPVSNAAQFRLLVAGTEVGKTVRVKVFRGGKYLELQVTLSEMRDETVGPPAAQQPSLGWLGLRVEDVASPSVREKYGLSADESGVVITEIEAGSPAAEQGLRPGVMILEIVNREIQGIEDYGAIRAELQDRRKPITLKIKEGGTVRHVVLRPRS; from the coding sequence ATGCGTTCCGCGTTCGCCGCGCTCTCCGTTCTCCTCCTGGTGGCACCCGGCGTGGCCGGGGCCCAGGCGCCGCCGGCACCGCGCTCCGATGCCGCCCGGCCGAAGGTGGAGACGAACGGCTACGGTCCGGTCGAGAGTGTCCACAGTCCCTTCACCCGTGTCGCCGAGATCGTGAGCCCAGCGGTGGTCTACGTCGAGGTGCGGCGCGGCGAGGTGCAGACCGGCCAGCGCGGTCCCTACGACGAGTTCTTCCGCGACTTCACCCCGCGCGGCGGCTGGCCGCCGCGGCCCACTTCGGGCTCCGGCTTCGTCATGGACAAGCGCGGCCACATCATGACGAACAACCACGTCATCGACGGGGCCGAGGAGCTGAACGTGACCTTCCTGAACGGCGAAAGCTACCCCTGCGCCATCGTCGGCCAGGATCCACGCACCGACATCGCGGTCATCCGCATCACCCAGCCGGCGCGGGACGGCCAACCGTTCCCGTCTCTCGTTCTCGGCGACAGCGACGAGATCCGCGTCGGCGACTGGGCCATCGCGGTGGGCAACCCCTTCGGCGAGCAGCTCGCCGGCACGGTGACCGTGGGTGTGATCAGCGCCAAGGGCCGGAGCGAACTCAGCATCATGGGCGCCGAGATCGATCTGCAGGACTTCATCCAGACCGACGCCTCCATCAACTTCGGCAACAGCGGCGGGCCGCTGGTGAACATCCGCGGCGAAGTGATCGGCATGAACAGCGCCCTCAACGCGCAGGGTCAGGGCATCGGCTTCGCCATCCCGGTGAACTTGGCGGCGGCGGTGGCCCAGCAGCTCATCGACACCGGGCGGGTGCGCCGGAGCTTCCTCGGCATCGTGCCGGTGGCGCTGACCCGTGCCGTGGCCGAGGGGAACGATTGGGACCTGGCCGGGGGCATCCTGGTGCAGAGCGTCACCGCCGATAGCCCGGCGGAGCGCGCCGGGCTCCGGGCCGACGACGTCATCGTCGAGTTCGAGGGCCGCCCGGTGAGCAACGCCGCCCAGTTCCGCCTCCTCGTGGCCGGGACGGAAGTGGGCAAGACGGTGCGGGTGAAGGTATTCCGCGGCGGCAAGTACTTGGAGCTCCAAGTCACCCTGAGCGAGATGCGAGACGAGACCGTGGGCCCCCCCGCCGCCCAGCAACCCTCGCTGGGCTGGCTCGGGCTGCGCGTCGAAGATGTGGCCTCGCCTTCCGTGCGGGAAAAGTACGGCCTGAGCGCGGACGAGAGCGGCGTCGTGATCACCGAGATCGAAGCCGGCAGCCCGGCCGCCGAGCAAGGCCTGCGACCGGGCGTCATGATCCTGGAGATCGTCAACCGGGAGATCCAAGGCATCGAAGACTACGGCGCCATACGCGCCGAGCTTCAGGACCGGCGCAAGCCGATCACTCTGAAGATCAAGGAGGGCGGCACCGTGCGCCACGTGGTCTTGCGACCCCGTTCCTGA
- a CDS encoding PorV/PorQ family protein, giving the protein MRSFPRPSRGRRARLLAGAWILCLAALPAALHASEPGTAGFLSLRLGTGARFAGMGDTGVSLASDATATYWNPAGLAAETSTSIALQHNEWLETVRVESASLAHATQIGVFGLLFSGLYMDDIQRRTIPSSIDEGSFNFYEVVVQGAYGRRLGSIAKLGAIDAGLGVKGLFSGLDDEKASGWAMDVGARLHTRIDGLTFAVAGQHLGPEMSFIQDGFELPVTLRAGGDYQRHFANQRTDFVLAYDLEVGNDDDPRNHFGAEITYMDLFSVRGGWKTGFDTQSGSFGVGVRKAGYRFDYAFTAVSADLGNAHRFSLAIDL; this is encoded by the coding sequence ATGCGTTCCTTTCCGCGCCCTAGTCGCGGCCGCCGGGCTCGGCTGCTCGCTGGCGCCTGGATCCTCTGCCTGGCCGCGTTGCCGGCCGCACTCCATGCCAGCGAGCCCGGCACCGCGGGCTTCCTGTCTCTCCGTCTCGGTACCGGTGCTCGCTTCGCCGGCATGGGGGACACCGGCGTCTCGCTCGCCTCCGACGCCACGGCGACCTACTGGAACCCGGCTGGTCTGGCGGCGGAAACCTCGACGAGCATCGCCTTGCAGCACAACGAATGGCTGGAGACGGTGCGGGTGGAATCGGCGTCGCTGGCGCACGCCACCCAGATCGGCGTCTTCGGCTTGCTCTTCTCCGGCCTGTACATGGACGACATCCAGCGCCGGACGATTCCGAGCAGCATCGACGAGGGCAGCTTCAACTTCTACGAAGTGGTGGTGCAGGGCGCGTACGGCCGCCGGCTGGGCAGCATCGCCAAGCTCGGCGCCATCGACGCCGGCCTCGGCGTCAAGGGCTTGTTCAGCGGTCTCGACGACGAGAAGGCCAGTGGCTGGGCCATGGATGTCGGCGCGCGACTGCACACCCGGATCGATGGCCTCACCTTCGCGGTGGCGGGGCAGCACCTGGGCCCGGAGATGTCCTTCATCCAGGACGGCTTCGAGTTGCCGGTGACGCTGCGCGCCGGCGGTGATTACCAGCGACACTTCGCCAACCAGCGCACCGATTTCGTGCTCGCCTACGATCTCGAGGTGGGGAACGACGACGATCCACGCAATCACTTCGGGGCCGAGATCACTTACATGGATCTCTTCAGCGTGCGCGGCGGCTGGAAGACCGGCTTCGACACCCAGAGCGGTTCCTTCGGCGTCGGCGTGCGCAAGGCGGGCTACCGCTTCGACTACGCTTTCACCGCCGTCAGCGCAGATCTCGGCAACGCGCACCGGTTCTCCCTCGCCATCGATCTGTAA
- a CDS encoding S8 family serine peptidase: MRRPRLSSFGLVLLAVAGVPVPGWAEPVACAVRLAPAAQARLGKSRSLPVLFAALPQPPLEARPLLAVSPATTSTGASSPGPELSHPLNAWQVLRFESAAALQAALPALRAHSDVLEVEPVRSLTLDGAIAQPAAPVAPAAVQSAEDGEIPWNVERVGAPAALALVTPDTTLVVAVIDTGADLSHPDLQRRLWHNDDEPGNASPDDDGRDQNGDGFVEEWEKQDDDDNGYVDDTWGFDFTDAPGQGGFGDATVRDNNPSDQNGHGTHVAGIIAADGKLRGVAPFVRLMPVRAAYNQFFGGALETDDAAAAIVYAVDNGARVLNLSWGDREESSLVRAAIGYAVAHDVIVVAAVGNNGSEAPHFPCGDPRVIGVAASNRSGARASFSNYGAAVGVELAAPGEESAFPGAGIRSLLPLDYDDDGVKDGIGERRGTSMAAPHVAGLAAIVLCRADKPDAVRARALLVAAARRAPGVDWTAALGHGEADGVAAVQSTDDLIVTVQAEEQEQDRFALVGTVLSGDLPRRSLTLMHRPTGEMRTVLAAVPGQVVADTLAAAALGGAPPGLWEYTLAVQTADGRRRERHGVLQLDRTAPVVDTLAVQEGWRAGEPRWLVSVHADEAVRLRVTAVGDSVPLLADAGFSARVQLEEPAVPTAADWIVSVENEAGGRLDLPVPRPPMLSPWPGEADLPGPQGALSLLDLGPFSPETWGMSPAGAVVWGRVEVGSGQTMQAYAVVDDHFVRVYDTGRDGFPRSTADANGDGADDLLFQGLPADGLGITWLVTRSPGGFPDSVAASLRDLRALGFFQLDADPAFEAILARDDALYLYDDAAGRAPALLQRLDNPVQTGFNAWGADAVAGDLDGDGRLEIACGDAEGFVTVFERGIDGIFRPERQIDSGGTYAYDLTALPEGGFLVGSQRTVDPAGDGYPTAVVEFVSHGSTVPGRYPFLALENYLDIGSALALSPSGAVWLALVEGQDLYLARGATEPRGLVLRAPIAAGEAPIVADLDADGRLELVLQFRGFSALYRLQEDIRGPRRLRAESLGPDRLRLTWLQDMPGEVVVRRTPPFSESWVDLGRTTSNTWIDSMLVPFVKYSYRVVAVLGDSVVGESNGVVAQAQPLPRLLAVQVQGPTALRLRASNALHPLSLVPHRFHLQAGEKRLQVQQLTVAEDGRVVDLSLDAPLPCGPFVVQVDSLRDTEWGLLAGPASRIESSHECSAPAFFVVGVGLGSASGALEVEWSREPDDVALANASYDLSWNGAPVPIDRVEHPDPDHTLVFLPAGTPWVGRGIPYLLRIASLVRARADAAPLTAADTVHRLYVAGTGATQVFPVPNPARGSEVVFAEAAADTRIQIYNLEGDLVRELRDPLGGGLHWDLRAADGNPVASGVYVYVARDARGSSRGRLAVLR, from the coding sequence TTGCGGCGGCCGCGGCTGTCCTCCTTCGGCCTCGTGCTCCTGGCCGTGGCCGGCGTTCCCGTCCCCGGGTGGGCCGAGCCGGTGGCGTGCGCGGTGCGGCTGGCGCCGGCGGCGCAAGCGCGACTCGGCAAGAGCCGGTCGCTTCCCGTCCTCTTCGCCGCCTTGCCGCAACCGCCGCTCGAGGCGCGGCCACTCCTCGCCGTGTCGCCCGCGACGACCTCGACCGGGGCCTCGAGCCCCGGGCCCGAGCTCTCCCATCCGCTCAACGCCTGGCAGGTGCTGCGCTTCGAAAGCGCCGCGGCACTGCAGGCGGCGCTGCCGGCGCTGCGCGCCCATTCCGATGTTCTCGAGGTCGAGCCGGTGCGGTCTCTGACGCTGGACGGCGCGATCGCCCAGCCCGCCGCTCCCGTCGCGCCCGCCGCGGTGCAGTCGGCGGAGGACGGCGAGATCCCGTGGAACGTGGAGCGCGTCGGCGCCCCGGCGGCGCTGGCCCTGGTGACGCCGGACACCACTCTGGTGGTGGCGGTCATCGACACCGGTGCCGACCTCTCGCACCCGGATCTCCAGCGGCGCTTGTGGCACAACGACGACGAGCCGGGGAACGCCAGTCCCGACGACGACGGGCGCGACCAGAATGGCGACGGCTTCGTCGAGGAATGGGAGAAGCAGGACGACGACGACAACGGCTACGTCGACGACACCTGGGGCTTCGACTTCACCGATGCACCCGGTCAGGGAGGATTCGGTGATGCCACGGTGCGCGACAACAATCCCTCCGACCAGAACGGCCATGGCACCCATGTGGCAGGCATCATCGCCGCCGATGGCAAGCTGCGCGGCGTGGCTCCCTTCGTCCGTCTCATGCCGGTGCGCGCCGCCTACAATCAGTTCTTCGGCGGGGCGCTGGAGACCGACGATGCCGCCGCAGCCATCGTCTATGCGGTGGACAACGGGGCTCGGGTCCTCAACCTCTCCTGGGGCGATCGCGAGGAGTCGAGCCTGGTGCGCGCGGCCATCGGCTACGCCGTGGCCCACGACGTCATCGTGGTGGCGGCGGTGGGCAACAACGGCAGCGAGGCGCCGCACTTCCCCTGCGGCGATCCGCGCGTCATCGGCGTCGCTGCCAGCAATCGGAGCGGCGCCCGCGCCTCCTTCTCCAACTACGGCGCCGCAGTGGGCGTCGAGCTCGCGGCGCCGGGGGAGGAGAGCGCCTTTCCCGGCGCCGGCATCCGCAGCCTGCTGCCCCTGGACTACGACGACGACGGGGTGAAGGACGGCATCGGCGAGCGCCGCGGTACCTCCATGGCGGCGCCCCACGTGGCGGGCCTCGCCGCCATCGTCCTCTGCCGCGCCGACAAGCCCGATGCGGTGCGGGCCCGGGCACTCCTCGTGGCGGCGGCGCGGCGCGCTCCAGGGGTGGATTGGACCGCTGCTCTCGGACACGGCGAGGCGGACGGGGTGGCCGCGGTGCAGAGCACCGACGATCTCATCGTCACGGTGCAGGCGGAAGAGCAAGAGCAGGATCGCTTCGCCCTCGTCGGCACGGTGCTGAGCGGCGACCTCCCGCGTCGTTCCCTCACCTTGATGCATCGACCCACGGGGGAGATGCGCACCGTCCTCGCCGCAGTTCCAGGGCAGGTGGTGGCGGACACCCTCGCCGCCGCCGCTCTCGGCGGCGCTCCTCCAGGTCTCTGGGAGTACACGCTCGCGGTGCAGACCGCCGACGGGCGCCGACGCGAGAGGCACGGGGTCTTGCAGCTCGATCGCACCGCTCCCGTCGTCGACACCTTGGCGGTGCAGGAAGGATGGCGCGCCGGCGAGCCGCGCTGGCTCGTGTCCGTGCACGCCGATGAGGCCGTCCGCTTGCGTGTGACCGCGGTCGGCGATTCTGTCCCGCTCCTCGCCGACGCCGGTTTCAGCGCCCGAGTGCAACTGGAAGAACCGGCCGTGCCGACCGCTGCGGACTGGATCGTGAGCGTGGAGAACGAAGCCGGTGGGCGGTTGGACCTTCCCGTGCCGCGTCCGCCCATGCTCTCACCCTGGCCGGGGGAGGCCGATCTGCCGGGCCCGCAAGGAGCGCTGTCCCTCCTGGACCTCGGCCCGTTCTCTCCCGAGACCTGGGGAATGTCGCCGGCCGGAGCGGTCGTCTGGGGGCGCGTCGAAGTCGGGTCGGGCCAGACGATGCAAGCGTACGCCGTGGTCGACGACCACTTCGTCCGAGTCTACGACACCGGTCGCGATGGTTTCCCGCGCAGTACCGCGGATGCCAACGGCGACGGCGCGGACGACCTGCTCTTCCAAGGACTCCCCGCCGACGGCCTGGGGATCACCTGGCTGGTGACGCGGTCACCAGGCGGCTTCCCCGATTCCGTTGCCGCCTCGTTGCGCGACCTCCGTGCCCTCGGCTTCTTCCAACTCGACGCCGATCCGGCCTTCGAAGCCATCCTTGCCCGCGACGACGCGCTCTATCTCTACGACGACGCGGCGGGACGGGCGCCGGCGTTGCTCCAGCGGTTGGACAACCCGGTGCAAACCGGCTTCAACGCCTGGGGCGCCGATGCGGTCGCAGGCGACCTCGACGGGGACGGCAGACTCGAGATCGCCTGCGGTGACGCCGAGGGCTTCGTCACCGTCTTCGAACGCGGAATAGATGGAATCTTCAGGCCGGAGCGACAGATCGATAGCGGCGGCACCTACGCCTATGACCTCACTGCGCTGCCCGAGGGCGGCTTCCTCGTCGGCTCCCAGCGCACCGTCGATCCCGCCGGCGATGGTTACCCCACGGCGGTGGTCGAATTCGTCAGCCACGGCAGCACGGTTCCGGGCCGTTATCCATTCCTGGCGCTGGAGAACTATCTAGATATCGGCAGCGCTCTGGCGCTGTCGCCGAGCGGCGCCGTGTGGCTCGCCCTGGTGGAGGGGCAGGATCTCTACCTGGCGCGAGGCGCGACGGAACCCAGAGGGCTCGTCCTGCGCGCCCCCATCGCCGCAGGTGAGGCGCCGATCGTCGCCGACCTGGATGCGGACGGCCGACTGGAGCTCGTGTTGCAGTTTCGGGGCTTTTCGGCGCTCTACCGCTTGCAGGAGGACATCCGGGGGCCGCGGCGCCTCCGCGCCGAATCCCTGGGTCCGGACCGCTTGCGCCTCACCTGGCTCCAGGACATGCCCGGTGAGGTGGTCGTCCGGCGCACGCCGCCATTCTCCGAGAGTTGGGTCGATCTGGGGAGGACGACGAGCAACACCTGGATCGATTCGATGCTCGTTCCCTTCGTGAAGTATTCCTACCGAGTCGTTGCCGTCCTGGGTGACAGCGTGGTGGGGGAGTCGAACGGCGTGGTCGCGCAAGCGCAACCGCTGCCCCGTCTCCTTGCGGTGCAAGTGCAGGGACCGACGGCGCTCCGCCTGCGAGCCAGCAATGCGCTCCACCCCTTGAGCCTCGTCCCGCATCGATTCCACTTGCAGGCGGGGGAGAAGCGTTTGCAGGTGCAGCAGCTCACCGTCGCCGAGGACGGCCGCGTCGTGGACCTGAGCCTGGACGCACCGCTGCCGTGCGGCCCCTTCGTGGTGCAAGTGGACAGCCTGCGCGACACGGAGTGGGGTCTGCTCGCCGGGCCGGCGAGCCGCATCGAAAGCAGCCACGAGTGCTCCGCACCGGCGTTCTTCGTCGTCGGTGTGGGACTCGGCAGCGCCAGCGGCGCCCTCGAGGTGGAGTGGAGCCGCGAACCGGACGACGTGGCCCTTGCGAACGCCAGCTACGACTTGTCCTGGAACGGTGCGCCCGTCCCCATCGACCGCGTCGAGCACCCCGATCCCGACCACACTCTCGTCTTCCTTCCCGCCGGGACGCCCTGGGTCGGACGCGGCATTCCGTATCTGCTGCGCATCGCCAGCTTGGTGCGGGCGCGCGCCGATGCTGCGCCCCTCACCGCCGCCGACACGGTGCATCGACTCTACGTGGCCGGGACCGGCGCCACGCAGGTGTTCCCGGTGCCGAACCCGGCGCGGGGCAGCGAGGTCGTCTTCGCCGAGGCCGCCGCGGACACGCGCATCCAGATCTACAACCTCGAGGGCGACCTGGTGCGGGAGCTGCGCGACCCGCTGGGAGGCGGCTTGCATTGGGATCTGCGCGCCGCCGACGGGAATCCGGTGGCGAGCGGCGTCTACGTCTACGTGGCCCGGGATGCCCGCGGCTCGAGCCGCGGGCGTCTCGCCGTCTTGCGTTGA
- a CDS encoding DUF4384 domain-containing protein yields MRGSRRGSAPSTAAWNRGATRQVASGAAAILLLLGSQARADHEADLNPWYDGEVQVHLRLERGEGAVYAQGETVRLGFSSDVDAYHLVYAIDSDGFVRLLFPRWWEDDGWVPAGMEVELGPRDLAWPASRWGTSGIVYVEALASPEPFDFAALDLSLRGDCGSWRLDGHPFRIEGDPFLAFNDVHRLLFPHWDEATFTADYSYFYVQEVRTAPRYLGYAYERVYLPPPAPRFSAGLRFGWSWEFGTGYCRPVYSRYYVPGVHVVYHPLHHYHHVVYAERPFAGPAAVVPAAMPRATWLPDRTRERVALEPSRQRERRERVESPRGARRVPASVRRDLRRGQEKAERRPLPPDPKATQKRTKVQAKQRN; encoded by the coding sequence ATGCGCGGCTCCCGGCGCGGCAGCGCTCCCTCGACGGCGGCATGGAATCGAGGCGCGACGCGACAGGTCGCGAGCGGCGCGGCGGCGATCCTGCTCCTCCTCGGGAGTCAGGCGCGTGCCGACCACGAGGCGGACCTGAACCCATGGTACGACGGCGAGGTGCAGGTGCATCTCCGCCTCGAACGCGGCGAGGGCGCGGTCTACGCCCAGGGCGAGACGGTGCGCCTCGGCTTCAGCAGCGACGTCGACGCTTATCACCTCGTCTATGCCATCGACAGCGATGGTTTCGTGCGCCTGCTCTTCCCGCGCTGGTGGGAAGACGACGGCTGGGTTCCTGCAGGCATGGAGGTAGAGCTCGGGCCTCGGGATCTGGCCTGGCCGGCGTCACGCTGGGGGACGAGCGGCATCGTCTACGTCGAAGCGCTGGCGAGCCCCGAGCCCTTCGATTTCGCCGCTCTCGATCTGAGCCTCCGCGGTGACTGCGGCTCCTGGCGGTTGGACGGACATCCGTTCCGCATCGAGGGCGATCCCTTCTTGGCCTTCAACGACGTGCATCGCTTGCTGTTCCCGCACTGGGACGAAGCGACGTTCACCGCCGACTACAGCTACTTCTATGTGCAAGAGGTCCGCACGGCGCCGCGCTATCTCGGTTATGCCTACGAGCGCGTCTACCTGCCGCCGCCGGCTCCACGGTTCTCCGCCGGACTGCGCTTCGGCTGGAGCTGGGAGTTCGGTACCGGCTACTGCCGTCCGGTGTACAGCCGCTACTACGTCCCGGGCGTGCACGTCGTGTATCACCCGCTGCACCACTATCACCATGTGGTGTATGCAGAGCGTCCCTTCGCCGGGCCGGCGGCGGTGGTGCCAGCGGCAATGCCGCGGGCGACGTGGCTGCCCGATCGCACCCGGGAACGCGTTGCCCTCGAGCCGTCGCGGCAGCGGGAGCGCCGCGAGCGCGTGGAGTCGCCGCGCGGCGCTCGACGCGTCCCCGCCTCGGTGCGACGGGACCTGCGGCGCGGGCAAGAGAAAGCAGAACGGCGTCCGCTGCCGCCGGATCCGAAAGCGACGCAGAAGCGGACGAAGGTGCAGGCGAAGCAGCGCAACTGA
- a CDS encoding aminoglycoside phosphotransferase family protein, whose amino-acid sequence MIQLLEQHLRGHWSLLDPATPPPSSVHWLKLGMEEYPEKESALLLLAFPAHGRWPLAVAKVARDPEGNAWLEGEGEQLRRLGQVLPEALARRVPRLLHQGRINDCAFLLMTALPGEVELHNTWGARGAGGRGARLQAALDWALDLAAALPSAPLQPAAWLGTEALAAFWEDAIQVGWDAALRQQLEARLEPHWQTHWPAGCAHGDYFPGNVLFRGRALSGVVDWTLATERAPIFLDVLTYECSFAVQAARRGRLPEWREIRAVHDLAPLRTARLRLQSQGIDLGLGRPERFFTLLALHRTARRAGRRPMGLAFARILQAELAGR is encoded by the coding sequence ATGATCCAGCTCCTGGAGCAACACCTGCGCGGCCATTGGTCGCTGCTCGATCCTGCGACACCGCCGCCATCGTCTGTCCACTGGCTGAAGCTCGGCATGGAGGAATACCCAGAGAAGGAGTCGGCGCTCCTCCTCCTCGCTTTCCCCGCCCACGGGCGGTGGCCGCTCGCGGTCGCCAAGGTGGCCCGTGACCCCGAGGGCAATGCTTGGTTGGAAGGCGAAGGCGAGCAGCTGCGGCGCCTCGGGCAAGTCCTGCCGGAGGCACTGGCCCGGCGGGTGCCGCGGCTCTTGCATCAGGGACGGATCAACGACTGCGCTTTCCTGCTCATGACCGCGCTTCCCGGAGAAGTCGAGCTCCACAACACCTGGGGGGCCCGGGGCGCCGGCGGTCGTGGCGCCCGGCTGCAGGCAGCGCTGGATTGGGCCTTGGACTTGGCGGCGGCGCTGCCGTCGGCACCCCTGCAGCCGGCGGCATGGCTCGGCACCGAGGCGCTCGCCGCGTTTTGGGAGGATGCGATTCAGGTGGGTTGGGACGCGGCCTTGCGCCAACAACTCGAAGCCCGGCTCGAGCCGCACTGGCAGACGCACTGGCCGGCGGGGTGTGCCCACGGCGACTACTTCCCAGGCAACGTCCTCTTCCGCGGCCGTGCTCTCTCTGGGGTGGTGGACTGGACGCTGGCGACGGAACGCGCGCCCATTTTCCTCGATGTGCTCACCTATGAGTGCAGCTTCGCCGTGCAGGCGGCGCGTCGGGGGAGACTGCCGGAGTGGCGGGAGATCCGCGCCGTGCACGACCTCGCGCCCCTCCGCACTGCTCGCTTGCGGTTGCAGTCGCAGGGAATCGACCTTGGCCTCGGTCGGCCAGAACGATTCTTCACCCTCCTCGCCTTGCACCGGACCGCGCGTCGCGCCGGTCGTCGGCCCATGGGGCTGGCGTTCGCGCGCATCCTGCAGGCGGAGCTGGCGGGTCGGTGA
- a CDS encoding UDP-2,3-diacylglucosamine diphosphatase, with translation MASPSVVFVSDAHFALPVDAAERQRRRSFLDFLASLHGVEQLVIAGDLFQFWFDLGGTLPKGHFDVLEGLARLRRSGTRIDYLAGNHDYWRSRFFRDELGIDTYPEGLELATQGRRVLVLHGDGAGPGDHGYKMLKRVVRHPATIALGRTLHPDTLYALARRVDRWSHRHTSQQHLDEGRLETAARQAFARGFDALVLGHVHTQLHRRLEGGELVVIGDWLTLFSFVRLQGGVFTPGRWEHTGA, from the coding sequence ATGGCGAGCCCCAGCGTCGTCTTCGTTTCCGACGCCCACTTCGCGCTGCCGGTGGATGCGGCAGAGCGCCAGCGGCGCCGTTCCTTCCTCGACTTCCTCGCCTCGCTGCACGGCGTCGAGCAGCTGGTGATCGCCGGCGATCTCTTCCAGTTCTGGTTCGACCTGGGAGGCACGCTCCCGAAGGGCCATTTCGATGTGCTCGAGGGTCTGGCGCGCCTGCGGCGCTCGGGGACGCGCATCGACTACCTAGCGGGAAACCACGACTACTGGCGCAGCCGCTTCTTCCGCGACGAGTTGGGGATCGACACCTACCCGGAGGGGTTGGAGCTCGCGACCCAGGGCCGGCGCGTTCTCGTCCTCCACGGCGACGGTGCCGGCCCGGGCGATCACGGCTACAAGATGTTGAAGCGCGTCGTGCGCCATCCCGCCACCATCGCGCTCGGGCGGACGCTGCATCCCGATACGCTCTACGCCTTGGCGCGCCGCGTCGACCGCTGGTCGCACCGGCACACCTCGCAACAGCACCTGGACGAGGGGCGTCTCGAGACGGCGGCGCGGCAGGCCTTCGCCCGCGGCTTCGACGCTCTGGTTCTCGGCCACGTGCACACCCAGCTGCACCGTCGCCTGGAGGGCGGCGAGCTCGTCGTCATCGGTGACTGGCTCACCCTTTTCTCCTTCGTGCGTCTCCAGGGTGGCGTCTTCACTCCCGGCCGCTGGGAGCACACCGGTGCGTGA
- a CDS encoding class I SAM-dependent methyltransferase: MPSQGTIDHRVELPPELACPRCRGPLRATARDLVCAQHGQAARRGADGALLFADDSLYWGEIERASMRQILEAARHTGWQEALRRHLQPPSLLPYVQHPSRADWRVLVPLERERTVSLDVGAGWGAVSFGLAPHVLRHYAVERVAERLEFIALRQQQDGVANLVPVRADLHALPLCPGSLDLVAVNGVLEWAGLVDPEPTPGRRPRAPDVLQEAFLRQLHALLRPGGWLYVGIENRYGRVFWRGTPDHQGLRFTSLMPRRLARAYTRLRAAHSPRTFVAERDYRTWTYSLRGYRRLFARCGFRDLQAYAVVPGYNAPMQLVPLAQSGPFLYLTSRLRSPRRGLGPLRRAAHLLGAATGWEAQITSCYAFILRTPEHGA; this comes from the coding sequence ATGCCGTCTCAGGGAACCATCGACCATCGCGTGGAGCTGCCGCCCGAACTCGCCTGCCCGCGCTGTCGCGGGCCGCTGCGTGCCACCGCTCGAGACCTCGTCTGCGCGCAGCACGGCCAGGCGGCGCGTCGCGGCGCGGACGGCGCTCTCCTCTTCGCCGACGACTCCCTCTACTGGGGCGAAATCGAGCGCGCCTCGATGCGGCAGATCCTCGAGGCGGCGCGCCACACCGGCTGGCAGGAGGCGCTGCGTCGGCACTTGCAGCCGCCGTCTCTCCTCCCCTACGTGCAGCATCCCTCCCGCGCCGACTGGCGAGTCCTCGTACCGCTGGAGCGGGAGCGCACCGTGAGCCTCGACGTCGGCGCCGGCTGGGGCGCGGTGAGCTTCGGCCTGGCTCCGCACGTGCTGCGCCACTACGCGGTGGAGCGCGTGGCGGAGCGCCTGGAGTTCATCGCCCTGCGCCAGCAGCAAGACGGTGTCGCCAACCTGGTGCCCGTGCGCGCCGATCTGCACGCTCTGCCCCTCTGCCCCGGCAGCCTCGATCTGGTGGCGGTGAACGGCGTCTTGGAATGGGCCGGACTCGTGGACCCGGAGCCGACGCCGGGAAGGAGGCCGCGGGCACCGGACGTGTTGCAGGAGGCCTTCCTGCGCCAGCTGCACGCCTTGCTCCGCCCGGGCGGTTGGCTCTATGTCGGCATCGAGAATCGCTACGGGCGTGTGTTCTGGCGCGGCACGCCGGACCACCAAGGCCTGCGGTTCACCAGCTTGATGCCGCGCCGGCTGGCCCGGGCGTACACGCGCCTGCGTGCGGCGCACTCGCCGCGCACCTTCGTGGCGGAGCGCGACTATCGCACCTGGACCTACTCACTCCGCGGTTACCGCCGCCTCTTCGCCCGTTGCGGCTTCCGGGACCTGCAGGCCTATGCCGTCGTTCCGGGCTACAACGCCCCGATGCAGCTCGTTCCCCTAGCGCAGAGCGGCCCATTTCTCTACCTGACGTCACGCCTGCGCTCGCCCCGCCGGGGACTGGGCCCGTTGCGGCGCGCCGCCCATCTCCTTGGGGCTGCCACCGGTTGGGAAGCGCAGATCACTTCTTGCTACGCCTTCATCCTCCGCACTCCGGAGCACGGTGCATGA